The proteins below come from a single Vibrio diazotrophicus genomic window:
- a CDS encoding undecaprenyl-phosphate glucose phosphotransferase, which produces MTPRKVLKLADDGYATLLKIVDFLLINLMLTSIIKSLGDHETAIDILAAFIFSVIFLLVGEYCKLYSYRTLRRIRASFFRLLATLTISVLAMEVVKYFFKNVDGVTITNLNPTVFAFWYVLAFVVLAAARVLPIATVRTFRQKMNQKQRIAIIGMTPAGIAISRSLLSDYHLNDIELAYYDDRGEQRFGYLTKIPYKGKVDVLLEKARNGEIDEVYVALPMVAKDRIRHYLEQLSDSTVDTYLVPDLYTYNISISKVKSVNGVQTFSVFGSPFDGVGAAIKRIEDIIIGSMITLMISPVLIAVAIGVKMSSPGPVLFKQDRYGLGGKKIKVWKFRSMKVMENSDVVTQATKNDPRVTKFGAFIRRTSLDELPQFINVLQGSMSIVGPRPHAVAHNEEYRKIVDNYMIRHKIKPGITGWAQINGYRGETETVDKMEKRIQYDIQYMQNWTLWLDIKIIFLTIFKGFVSETAY; this is translated from the coding sequence ATGACACCGAGAAAAGTATTAAAACTTGCGGATGACGGCTACGCAACGCTGTTAAAGATAGTTGATTTCCTTCTTATTAATCTCATGCTAACGAGTATTATTAAATCGCTTGGTGATCATGAAACGGCAATAGATATTCTGGCCGCATTTATTTTCTCGGTTATTTTTCTTTTAGTCGGAGAGTACTGCAAACTCTACAGCTATCGAACTCTACGTCGCATTAGGGCTTCGTTTTTTCGATTGCTTGCAACGTTAACCATCTCAGTTTTAGCCATGGAAGTGGTGAAGTACTTCTTCAAGAATGTGGATGGCGTGACCATCACAAACCTAAACCCAACGGTTTTTGCTTTTTGGTATGTATTAGCATTTGTTGTGCTGGCAGCGGCTAGGGTTTTGCCAATTGCCACTGTACGAACCTTCCGTCAGAAAATGAACCAGAAACAGCGTATAGCCATCATAGGTATGACACCGGCTGGTATTGCTATTTCCCGTTCACTGCTCAGTGACTACCACCTGAACGATATTGAGCTCGCGTATTATGACGACCGAGGAGAGCAACGATTCGGTTACCTGACCAAAATTCCCTACAAAGGAAAAGTTGATGTACTGCTGGAAAAAGCTCGCAATGGCGAAATTGATGAAGTGTATGTCGCTTTGCCTATGGTGGCGAAAGACCGCATTCGTCACTATTTAGAACAACTGTCTGACAGTACGGTGGATACCTATCTCGTTCCAGACCTATACACCTACAACATCAGCATTTCGAAAGTGAAGTCTGTCAATGGTGTGCAAACCTTTAGTGTCTTTGGTTCACCTTTTGATGGGGTGGGTGCTGCTATCAAGCGAATCGAAGATATTATCATCGGTTCAATGATTACACTGATGATCTCTCCCGTTCTAATAGCCGTGGCGATAGGTGTAAAAATGAGTTCGCCAGGCCCTGTGCTCTTCAAACAAGATCGTTATGGTTTGGGAGGCAAGAAAATCAAAGTGTGGAAGTTCCGTTCCATGAAAGTGATGGAAAACAGCGATGTTGTTACACAGGCGACCAAAAACGACCCTAGGGTAACCAAGTTCGGCGCCTTTATTCGCAGAACGTCACTAGACGAGTTGCCTCAGTTCATTAATGTGCTTCAAGGTTCCATGTCGATTGTTGGACCTCGACCGCATGCCGTTGCTCACAACGAAGAATACAGAAAGATAGTCGATAACTATATGATTCGACACAAGATTAAACCTGGCATTACCGGTTGGGCTCAGATAAACGGTTATCGTGGTGAAACAGAAACTGTCGATAAGATGGAAAAACGCATTCAATACGACATCCAATACATGCAAAACTGGACGTTGTGGCTTGATATTAAAATTATCTTTTTGACCATTTTTAAAGGCTTTGTCAGTGAAACGGCATACTAG
- a CDS encoding capsular biosynthesis protein, producing MKRHTSFLLCMGTLLVNVSAHADLKPKSHIGIAGIDFQSQVGTAYGIDDNVTFQIDDEDKIESNYLTVSPELKAIGQRGEDQYLLMYKGDYNRYQDSHEDDSDSHFMMFDGYWRYGLRHGLKWNVQQGYGKEKRGLGLTEGFDESQMEQYGFGDSGLDYSQFNTSLRYSYGAPKGRGKLDVMLQTKSFGYDDKDHIQIADNDFYQYVLEQEWQETTGLIELFDQYSDDSRFRYSLITNRRHYQANKRKDSNEYYLLFGIKSVRSGKTTIDADIAALYKAFPENDRSESFLGANWNVALEWKPLKHDIWSLHTSQRVKDPRQEGGYILDGIYGISWQHFWWVDRFSTTISYEYETEDYRIEDNNRYDKTKTAKFAIGYDFRPSIRFEMNYQWKKFSSNEDIDVLNIGEFDQYSIIRRLGYDQSYVELQLKVQI from the coding sequence GTGAAACGGCATACTAGCTTTTTACTGTGTATGGGCACCTTGTTGGTTAACGTATCTGCTCATGCTGATTTGAAACCAAAATCGCATATTGGAATCGCAGGTATCGACTTCCAGAGTCAAGTCGGTACTGCTTATGGTATTGATGACAACGTCACGTTTCAGATTGATGATGAAGATAAAATAGAGTCGAACTATTTGACCGTTTCGCCTGAGTTAAAAGCCATCGGACAAAGAGGAGAAGACCAGTACCTCCTAATGTATAAGGGCGACTACAACCGCTACCAAGATTCCCATGAAGATGACTCCGACAGCCACTTCATGATGTTCGATGGTTACTGGCGCTACGGGCTAAGACACGGACTCAAGTGGAATGTCCAACAGGGGTATGGAAAAGAGAAAAGAGGGCTTGGTTTAACAGAAGGATTTGATGAGTCTCAGATGGAGCAATATGGCTTTGGTGACTCTGGTCTGGATTATTCACAATTTAATACCAGCCTTCGCTATAGCTACGGTGCGCCAAAGGGGCGTGGGAAACTGGATGTCATGCTACAGACTAAGTCTTTTGGTTATGATGACAAAGACCATATTCAAATCGCGGATAATGATTTCTATCAATACGTTTTGGAACAAGAGTGGCAAGAAACCACAGGTCTGATCGAGCTGTTTGACCAATACAGCGACGACAGTCGATTTCGCTACAGTTTGATTACTAACCGTCGTCACTATCAGGCGAACAAACGCAAAGACAGTAACGAATATTATCTGTTGTTTGGCATTAAAAGCGTCAGAAGCGGTAAAACAACCATTGATGCGGATATTGCCGCTTTGTACAAAGCGTTTCCCGAAAATGACCGCTCAGAAAGTTTTCTGGGAGCTAACTGGAATGTCGCTCTGGAGTGGAAACCGTTAAAGCACGATATTTGGTCTCTGCACACCTCTCAACGTGTCAAAGACCCGAGGCAAGAAGGTGGTTATATCCTTGATGGGATTTACGGCATTTCTTGGCAGCATTTTTGGTGGGTAGATCGCTTTTCTACCACCATTAGCTATGAATATGAGACGGAAGACTATCGTATTGAAGACAACAATCGATACGACAAAACCAAAACCGCCAAGTTTGCGATTGGTTATGATTTCAGACCGTCGATTCGCTTCGAAATGAACTACCAGTGGAAAAAGTTCAGCTCAAATGAAGACATAGATGTACTCAACATCGGTGAATTTGATCAGTACTCGATTATCAGACGATTAGGTTACGACCAATCGTATGTCGAGTTGCAGTTAAAGGTGCAAATATAG
- a CDS encoding polysaccharide biosynthesis/export family protein, whose amino-acid sequence MRKWLVFLLTLIMALPLMAEEAAQQGSVAINEQQASAQQANPQVDDNLDDYLLGTGDRIEIIVYGEPDMSMKFKVSKSGVVNFPYIGDVVISGRTPSAIETEIEERLRGDYLLNPMVTINMESFRLFYIFGEVTSPNGYEFQPRLTVEQAIAIAGGFTDRADRDDISIRSGTTNEVIEDVELTHPVQPGDTVIVEQSFF is encoded by the coding sequence ATGCGTAAATGGTTGGTATTCCTTCTTACTTTGATTATGGCTTTGCCTCTAATGGCTGAGGAAGCCGCACAGCAAGGTTCAGTGGCAATAAATGAACAGCAGGCATCTGCACAACAAGCGAATCCTCAAGTAGATGATAACTTGGATGATTACTTATTGGGCACCGGCGACAGAATTGAAATCATCGTTTACGGTGAACCTGATATGTCTATGAAGTTTAAAGTGAGTAAGTCGGGCGTGGTTAACTTTCCTTATATTGGTGACGTTGTTATCTCTGGTCGTACGCCAAGTGCCATTGAAACTGAGATAGAAGAACGTTTGCGAGGTGATTACCTATTGAACCCTATGGTCACCATTAACATGGAATCGTTCCGTTTGTTTTATATTTTTGGCGAGGTGACTTCCCCTAACGGTTATGAGTTTCAACCGAGATTAACGGTAGAGCAGGCGATTGCGATTGCTGGCGGTTTTACTGACCGTGCTGACCGAGATGACATTAGTATTCGTTCGGGTACGACAAATGAAGTAATTGAAGACGTTGAGCTCACTCATCCTGTGCAGCCTGGCGATACCGTAATCGTAGAGCAGAGTTTTTTCTAA
- a CDS encoding GumC family protein: MAVGMIENGQKMESSIDFAPFIKALKKHWWKILLFTVVVTGACFPLISGMNSKYVSTATVLFKAQEDNATPIDNVDGYDSTRSPYYVTQFNLMQSRVVLEKAIKDLKLNEDPRYNGGVTVDDSIRELPMTEADLMNATVKNIRKHLSFSEVRLTQLVHVSFESEDAEEAARIADGIAQAFIEYTVDKKVEKTLAAQQWNEQQMEELRKQVASKKKEMEQFLNKEGLITFKGIDGFETQQLSIMTERLANATERRMLAQSHYELVVQNLDAPLEDLASIPEISSHPQLQDLRIAMIQAKRTLFDLQNRYGPKHNKILEAEAQIRAIEVQFRRLLVELKLGLYKEYQAQLAKENRYKALLNEQKNGFKALVAKRDTYESMQTDLQKTEDLYKGMFLRSKEQELSSTYREPDAVLYDPAAVAKTPAKPNKLLLLAMVFIMSFTLSTLFVIIRAAMDQKIYNLTQVLKKLGLNPLADLPDMGQTEDRNELVNLIRSNPYAMESFHGIKTAIQLASPSVYCLGVVSSTEKEGATLVSQLLADSLSRNHKTLLLDLDFRSETGLSMLPEFLPQADEAMNGATEAKGAAQWADGASDNHKPLFISLNDKLDLLPRGVLEQSPLVYFSSEQFLHMMQELPELYERIVVNLPSLTDNKDTQLAAKTLDGVVVVMQAASRSVPVIRQDIEKLNQPDINTIGAVLNRVQADNLQSEESKQFIAQGSFSALLAED; this comes from the coding sequence ATGGCAGTAGGCATGATTGAAAATGGTCAAAAGATGGAAAGCAGCATCGATTTTGCACCATTTATAAAAGCATTAAAGAAACACTGGTGGAAGATATTGCTCTTTACTGTCGTGGTAACGGGAGCTTGCTTTCCGCTGATTTCTGGTATGAATTCCAAATATGTGTCTACTGCAACGGTATTGTTCAAAGCGCAAGAAGACAACGCCACGCCAATTGATAATGTGGACGGATACGATTCAACTCGCTCTCCTTACTACGTTACGCAATTTAATCTGATGCAATCTCGTGTTGTTCTAGAAAAAGCCATCAAAGATCTCAAGCTCAATGAAGATCCGCGATACAACGGTGGTGTAACGGTAGATGACAGCATTAGAGAATTGCCAATGACCGAAGCTGATTTAATGAATGCTACGGTTAAAAACATTCGTAAACACCTCTCTTTTTCAGAAGTACGTTTAACGCAGCTGGTGCATGTTTCTTTTGAATCGGAAGATGCTGAAGAAGCCGCACGAATCGCCGACGGTATTGCTCAAGCGTTTATTGAGTATACCGTTGATAAAAAAGTAGAGAAAACCCTAGCCGCTCAACAGTGGAATGAGCAGCAGATGGAAGAACTGCGCAAGCAAGTGGCAAGTAAGAAAAAGGAAATGGAGCAGTTTCTTAACAAAGAAGGCTTGATTACTTTTAAAGGCATTGATGGGTTTGAAACTCAACAACTCAGCATTATGACGGAGCGTTTAGCTAATGCTACTGAACGCCGAATGCTTGCTCAATCTCATTATGAGCTGGTGGTACAGAATTTAGATGCACCGCTGGAAGATCTCGCATCTATTCCTGAAATCTCCAGTCATCCACAGTTACAGGATTTGCGTATCGCAATGATTCAGGCGAAGCGAACGTTGTTTGATTTACAAAATCGCTATGGGCCGAAACACAACAAGATCCTTGAAGCTGAAGCGCAGATTAGGGCGATTGAAGTTCAATTCCGTCGTCTGCTGGTAGAACTGAAATTAGGACTGTACAAAGAATATCAAGCTCAGTTGGCGAAAGAGAATCGCTATAAAGCGCTGTTGAATGAACAGAAGAACGGCTTCAAAGCATTAGTGGCGAAACGTGATACTTACGAAAGTATGCAGACTGATTTGCAAAAAACGGAAGACCTATACAAAGGCATGTTTTTACGCAGCAAAGAACAAGAGCTTTCTTCTACTTATCGTGAACCAGATGCTGTCTTATATGACCCGGCCGCAGTTGCCAAAACGCCAGCAAAACCGAACAAATTGTTACTACTGGCAATGGTGTTCATTATGTCATTCACGCTATCCACTTTGTTCGTGATTATTCGCGCTGCAATGGATCAGAAGATCTATAACCTGACACAAGTCTTGAAGAAATTAGGTTTGAATCCATTAGCTGATTTACCGGATATGGGGCAAACAGAGGACAGAAACGAACTCGTTAACCTAATTCGCAGTAATCCTTATGCGATGGAATCATTTCACGGCATAAAAACCGCGATTCAACTAGCATCACCGTCAGTTTATTGTTTAGGTGTTGTCTCCAGTACTGAAAAGGAAGGGGCGACGCTAGTTTCACAGTTGCTGGCCGACAGTTTAAGCCGTAACCATAAGACGCTTTTGTTGGATCTCGATTTTCGCAGTGAAACAGGCTTGTCAATGTTGCCTGAGTTTCTTCCACAAGCGGACGAGGCGATGAATGGTGCAACAGAAGCTAAAGGTGCAGCTCAATGGGCTGACGGGGCTAGTGACAATCACAAGCCACTGTTTATCTCTCTCAATGATAAGCTCGATTTGTTGCCGCGTGGGGTTCTTGAACAGTCACCGTTGGTGTATTTCTCTAGTGAGCAATTTTTGCACATGATGCAAGAGTTGCCTGAGCTTTATGAACGAATCGTAGTGAACTTGCCAAGCCTTACGGACAACAAAGATACCCAGTTGGCCGCTAAAACATTAGATGGAGTCGTTGTGGTGATGCAAGCCGCTTCTCGCTCGGTTCCAGTTATTCGCCAAGATATCGAGAAGTTAAATCAGCCTGATATCAATACCATTGGCGCGGTGTTAAACCGAGTTCAAGCGGATAACTTACAAAGTGAAGAAAGTAAGCAGTTTATTGCTCAAGGCAGTTTTTCAGCGCTGTTAGCTGAGGATTAA
- a CDS encoding lipopolysaccharide biosynthesis protein, giving the protein MGLIKSISTIASSSMLTQVIGASSIWFVSNRYGMNEVGIYAMVYSIVLIGAQICTFASQLLIPKQQDEHLAQNIVFCLMQTVVLAIPFTAVIVWLFNKPFALYYLLTLAHAWILISENLLLRDEKMKLLAFQRLLASGLVLVCVLMTPTAELLYWSWAIALIVIVFLWLLYSMPFGRMAWNQWGWSSNREFFKRNKQHIVSIGSAEVLAMANSNLPTVLINYWFSAVTAGYFAIVSRFCLSPVVIVGNAVRNSIFSKWSLDFRNQRFNYPEFIKVRKLLFVLGLIATAGVFIFYPIVMEFAAAKNWITHEWVESIPTSQYMLPYLFPALAICPLTVIELVFGSPKYFLRIQIEQLAVVIVAFVILPYFYNDYAYSVMTYAVLSAVRYGFIYLKVNQRARSMREGMEVK; this is encoded by the coding sequence ATGGGGCTGATCAAAAGTATCTCAACGATTGCCAGCTCTTCGATGCTCACCCAAGTGATAGGGGCATCTTCCATCTGGTTTGTGTCAAATCGCTATGGTATGAACGAAGTCGGTATTTACGCCATGGTGTACAGCATTGTACTTATTGGTGCACAGATATGTACTTTTGCTTCGCAGCTTTTGATTCCAAAGCAGCAAGATGAACATCTGGCGCAAAACATCGTATTTTGCCTTATGCAGACGGTGGTATTAGCCATTCCGTTTACCGCTGTTATTGTTTGGTTATTCAATAAACCATTTGCTCTCTACTATTTGCTTACTCTTGCTCATGCTTGGATTTTGATCTCTGAAAACCTGCTATTGCGGGATGAAAAAATGAAGCTGTTAGCATTTCAGCGTCTGCTTGCTTCTGGCTTAGTTTTAGTGTGTGTGCTGATGACGCCAACAGCTGAACTGCTTTACTGGAGCTGGGCGATTGCGCTGATCGTTATCGTTTTTCTATGGTTACTTTACTCGATGCCATTTGGACGCATGGCATGGAATCAGTGGGGCTGGTCATCCAACAGAGAATTCTTTAAGCGTAATAAACAACACATTGTCAGTATCGGTAGTGCCGAAGTATTAGCGATGGCAAACAGTAATTTGCCGACAGTTCTCATCAACTATTGGTTTTCTGCGGTAACGGCAGGCTATTTTGCGATTGTTAGCCGATTTTGTTTATCGCCAGTCGTGATTGTCGGGAATGCGGTACGCAATTCTATCTTCTCTAAATGGTCGTTAGATTTTCGCAATCAGCGTTTCAATTACCCGGAATTCATAAAGGTACGCAAACTTCTTTTCGTCCTTGGTCTCATTGCTACTGCTGGCGTCTTTATCTTCTATCCGATTGTGATGGAATTCGCAGCGGCCAAAAACTGGATCACTCATGAATGGGTAGAATCTATTCCGACTTCACAATATATGCTGCCGTATTTGTTCCCCGCATTGGCTATTTGCCCACTCACTGTTATTGAGTTGGTATTTGGGTCACCTAAGTATTTCTTACGTATTCAAATTGAACAGTTGGCCGTTGTTATCGTGGCTTTTGTCATCTTGCCTTATTTCTACAATGACTACGCGTATTCAGTGATGACTTATGCGGTGCTTTCGGCTGTACGTTATGGATTCATTTATTTGAAAGTGAATCAACGGGCTCGTTCTATGCGAGAAGGAATGGAGGTCAAGTGA
- a CDS encoding glycosyltransferase yields MGEDIKISVIIKTYNEQAGIAKTITSIRENLSNYSHEIIVADSLSSDDTQAIALEHGAKVATLVNGDERCCGVGHQLGYLHAQGELLLLMDGDMELAPGFIEQGIAYLDTHRDYAGVAGMVEMDDAQSYEFKSRKQRIHKIYPVGDTSHLGGGGLYRRSAIEKIGYLTNRNLHAYEEAELGMRLKHAGYKLHRLAVPYFSHTSYDMSSIELMKYRWRSGYLFASGELLKSAWGKPHFKDALLVVKNEAVFTLYLFLLAISILTFHIKIISIALLPLVAFFALKAIKNRSLRDALQSVVNLSVFSTGLVRGLSCRLKDPNQAPDNRLLKGEEQ; encoded by the coding sequence ATGGGTGAAGATATTAAAATCAGTGTCATTATCAAAACGTATAATGAACAGGCTGGGATCGCGAAAACTATTACCAGTATTCGCGAAAATTTATCCAATTACTCTCATGAGATTATTGTCGCCGACAGCCTGTCGTCAGACGATACTCAAGCGATAGCTCTGGAACATGGAGCCAAGGTCGCCACATTGGTTAATGGTGATGAACGCTGTTGTGGTGTAGGGCATCAGCTAGGCTATCTTCATGCACAAGGTGAGCTTCTTTTGCTCATGGATGGGGATATGGAACTGGCGCCCGGCTTTATCGAGCAGGGGATTGCTTATTTAGATACTCACCGCGATTACGCTGGCGTAGCTGGTATGGTTGAAATGGATGATGCACAAAGCTACGAGTTCAAGTCCCGTAAGCAGCGTATTCACAAGATCTATCCTGTAGGTGATACCTCCCATCTTGGTGGAGGCGGCCTATATCGACGTTCTGCCATTGAAAAAATCGGTTATTTAACCAATCGCAATCTACATGCATATGAAGAAGCAGAATTGGGTATGCGATTAAAGCATGCGGGTTACAAGCTGCATCGACTGGCTGTTCCATACTTTTCTCACACTTCTTATGACATGTCTTCCATCGAACTAATGAAGTATCGCTGGAGAAGTGGCTATTTGTTTGCTTCTGGTGAACTGTTAAAAAGTGCGTGGGGAAAGCCGCATTTTAAAGACGCGCTGCTCGTAGTTAAGAACGAGGCGGTCTTTACCCTTTATTTGTTCTTACTGGCGATATCCATTCTGACTTTCCATATAAAAATTATCTCAATTGCGCTACTGCCGCTGGTGGCTTTCTTTGCGCTGAAAGCAATTAAGAACCGATCATTAAGAGATGCACTTCAAAGTGTGGTGAATCTGAGTGTGTTTTCTACGGGGTTAGTTAGAGGATTAAGTTGTCGTTTAAAAGATCCGAATCAAGCGCCAGATAACCGACTGCTTAAAGGAGAAGAACAATGA
- a CDS encoding glycosyltransferase family 4 protein — MKILLVNKFFFMKGGAETVFFQEREMLARSGATIIDFSMQHEKNVDSAFSDYFVSNVDYHDGKKSLLGSVKTAINFIHNSEACEKLKALITEERPEIVHFHNIYHQLTPSIIKVAKSLGCKTVLTAHDTKIACPSYTMYRDGHTCEACLQGSVWNAFKYRCQEGSLFKSALLSLEATYQSLAKNYQAVDVIVSPSEFLANIIRQKLPHNRIEVVVNGIDEHVERNGVKDGRYFLYLGRLSVEKGVATLAEAYQRSKQEMPLKVVGDGPLYNELAANYDNVDFLGFQSGDTLHTLIKECSAVIVPSECYENCSMSVIEAMAYGKPIIGANIGGIPEQVREGVEGRLFESGNPDSLAQVMDDFAQHPELVVEFGNRARHRLENKYSLARHENTLMHLYQELLSEK; from the coding sequence ATGAAAATTCTTTTAGTAAACAAGTTCTTCTTTATGAAAGGCGGAGCGGAAACCGTGTTTTTTCAGGAACGCGAGATGTTAGCGCGTTCAGGAGCAACAATTATTGATTTCTCTATGCAGCATGAGAAAAACGTTGATTCGGCTTTTAGTGACTATTTTGTTTCTAACGTTGATTACCATGACGGCAAGAAGAGCTTGTTAGGTAGTGTGAAAACGGCGATCAATTTTATTCATAACAGCGAAGCTTGTGAGAAGTTAAAAGCTTTAATTACTGAAGAGCGCCCTGAAATTGTTCACTTTCACAATATCTATCATCAGCTAACGCCATCAATCATTAAAGTCGCCAAGTCGCTAGGCTGCAAGACAGTGCTGACAGCTCACGACACAAAAATCGCATGCCCTAGTTACACCATGTACCGAGATGGACATACCTGCGAAGCTTGCTTACAGGGATCGGTATGGAACGCGTTTAAGTATCGTTGTCAGGAAGGTTCGCTGTTTAAGAGTGCTTTATTATCGCTTGAGGCAACGTATCAATCATTGGCTAAGAACTACCAAGCTGTGGATGTGATCGTTTCACCCAGTGAGTTTCTCGCCAACATTATTCGTCAAAAATTACCTCATAACCGTATTGAAGTTGTTGTGAATGGTATTGATGAGCATGTTGAGCGAAATGGTGTAAAAGACGGGCGATACTTCCTCTATTTGGGACGATTAAGTGTTGAAAAAGGCGTAGCGACTTTGGCTGAAGCTTATCAACGCTCTAAGCAGGAGATGCCATTAAAAGTGGTTGGCGACGGGCCTTTGTACAATGAGTTGGCCGCTAATTACGACAATGTCGATTTTCTTGGTTTCCAAAGCGGCGATACTCTACACACGTTGATCAAAGAGTGCAGCGCAGTCATTGTTCCTTCTGAATGTTATGAAAACTGTTCTATGTCTGTTATCGAAGCTATGGCCTATGGCAAACCGATCATCGGGGCCAATATCGGTGGCATTCCAGAACAAGTAAGAGAAGGTGTAGAAGGGCGTTTGTTTGAGTCTGGGAATCCAGATTCTTTAGCACAAGTGATGGATGATTTCGCCCAGCACCCAGAGCTGGTTGTTGAGTTCGGAAATCGCGCTCGTCATCGCTTAGAGAACAAGTACTCTCTGGCTCGTCACGAAAATACGCTTATGCATTTGTACCAAGAATTACTGAGTGAGAAATAA
- a CDS encoding glycosyltransferase family 4 protein — protein sequence MTMKITVLGTRGIPDVLGGVETHCQHLYPEIVRQTGAEVCVIARSPYVPYQHSEYQGVKTKAIWAPKKKSLEAIVHSTLAAFSTLTDGSDVVHVHAIGPGLVVPLLRLLGKKVVFTHHGPDYDRQKWGGFAKKILQLGERFAAKWASEVIVISDVINTIIKDKYQRFDANLIYNGVLKAQPLDKAIIDKYLANHELSAKGYIVAVGRFVEEKGFHDLIDAYAKSGLTLPLVLVGDTDHETVYSSELKAKARNTKGVKLTGFVKGDELKVLFSQAKVFVMPSYHEGLPIALLEAMSFSLPAIVSDIPANTEVGLNEQSYFPVGDVNSLASKLANLPEHSEVDYATYLEKYDWEKIAAQTVEVYKKAQSSK from the coding sequence ATGACTATGAAGATCACTGTACTAGGTACGCGAGGAATTCCAGATGTGCTTGGTGGCGTTGAAACCCATTGCCAGCACTTGTATCCGGAAATAGTGCGACAAACAGGGGCGGAGGTGTGTGTGATTGCACGTTCTCCTTACGTTCCTTATCAGCATTCTGAATACCAAGGTGTGAAAACCAAAGCTATTTGGGCGCCAAAGAAGAAATCACTCGAAGCTATTGTCCACTCAACTCTAGCCGCATTTTCGACCTTAACCGATGGTTCGGATGTGGTGCACGTACATGCCATTGGGCCGGGTTTGGTGGTGCCGTTGCTGCGTCTGCTGGGTAAGAAAGTCGTGTTTACTCACCATGGCCCTGACTACGATCGTCAGAAATGGGGAGGTTTTGCTAAGAAAATTCTGCAATTGGGTGAAAGATTCGCTGCAAAGTGGGCAAGCGAAGTGATTGTGATATCCGATGTGATCAATACTATTATCAAAGACAAGTACCAGCGTTTTGATGCCAATTTAATCTATAACGGCGTGCTTAAAGCTCAGCCGTTGGATAAAGCCATTATTGATAAGTATTTAGCCAATCATGAGTTGTCGGCTAAAGGTTATATTGTGGCGGTTGGTCGATTTGTTGAAGAAAAGGGCTTTCATGATCTTATTGATGCTTATGCAAAATCGGGACTAACCCTGCCATTAGTATTGGTGGGAGATACCGACCACGAAACTGTTTATAGCTCAGAATTAAAAGCCAAAGCGCGCAATACGAAGGGTGTGAAGTTAACAGGTTTTGTCAAAGGGGATGAACTGAAAGTACTGTTCTCTCAAGCAAAAGTGTTTGTTATGCCTTCTTATCATGAAGGTCTACCCATTGCACTTTTAGAAGCGATGTCATTCTCACTTCCAGCGATTGTCAGCGATATACCTGCAAATACCGAAGTTGGGTTAAATGAGCAAAGTTATTTTCCGGTTGGTGATGTGAATTCATTGGCAAGTAAACTAGCGAATCTTCCAGAACACTCTGAGGTGGATTATGCCACTTATTTGGAAAAGTATGACTGGGAGAAGATAGCCGCTCAAACTGTTGAAGTTTATAAAAAAGCGCAGAGTTCAAAGTAA